Proteins encoded together in one Oncorhynchus gorbuscha isolate QuinsamMale2020 ecotype Even-year unplaced genomic scaffold, OgorEven_v1.0 Un_scaffold_867, whole genome shotgun sequence window:
- the LOC124020634 gene encoding NLR family CARD domain-containing protein 3-like isoform X2 yields MTENCEKQQWKLHEEEIWKMKSVFGIQRSAHPDQRSAIGSPEERHISSVQGVKMSLSGEKESFDEEATASRMSPSGSEGEMSLKRSFPTEQDTDRELKRIKTDRPVSPAPSGVSMKSDQSMGLPILFRKAELSTEQRIKTDRPVSPAPSCVSMKSDLSMGLPIFFSDGEVSAGKSISEENDQSMDHQPRVPTDDKVYNTVSTKTEIQEKMKSYLRNRTYSLFEGIEDQAKKTPLNNIYTDLYITQGGSGEVNYEHEVRQIETACRFTVQHETSIQLNDIFKPLPGQDKPIRTVLTRGVAGIGKTVSVLKFMLDWAEEKANQDIQIIFPLPFRDLNLMRDKNLSLIELLHHSFIETKVSEISENKNIVFVFDGLDECRLPLDFQNNKICCDVTESTSVDVLLTNLIKGNLLPSAHIWITSRPAAANQIPPECVDQVTEVRGFNDPQKEEYFRKRIGEEDLASRIISHIKTSRSLHIMCHIPVFCWISATVLERLLVEAESREIPKNLTQMYAHLMIFLSKLRTQKYPVEHANDSHWDKEMIHALGKLAFQQLEKGHLIFYEEDLRECGIDIKDASVYSGVCTQIFREESGLNQMKVYCFVHLSIQEFLAALYVFLMFTNNNNNLMAQEKCLRNKNSLYEDAVDKALQFENGHLDLFLRFLLGLSLQSNQHLLQGLLTPTGNSSQNNKETVKYIKEKIRKNLPLERCINLFHCLNELNDHSLEEEIQSYLRSGSLSKSKLSPGQWSALVFMLLTSEKLDVFDLKKYIRSDAALLKLLPVVRSSRTALLNECKLTKKSFEALASVLKSNSCCLRVLDMSGNKLQDSGVKLLSAGLEDPHCKLETLKLNDCNLTDKSCEVLALTLSSNTSSLRELDLGGNELQDSGVTFICAGLENPQCKLETLRLSGCSITEEGCTSLASALRSNASHLKELDLSGNTPGASGVKLLSSVQEDPLYTLKTLRLND; encoded by the exons TCCAGTGTACAAGGGGtcaaaatgagtctctctggggagaaagaaTCGTTTGACGAGGAAGCCACTGCTTCTAGAATGAGTCCCTCCGGGAGTGAGGGAGAAATGTCCCTTAAAAGGAGTTTTCCTACAGAACAGGACACTGACAGGGAACTTAAGAG GAtcaagacagacagaccagtctcGCCTGCACCTAGTGGTGTCTCCATGAAGAGTGACCAGTCAATGGGACTTCCTATTCTCTTTAGGAAAGCAGAACTTTCCACTGAGCAAAG GAtcaagacagacagaccagtctcACCTGCACCAAGCTGTGTCTCCATGAAGAGTGACCTGTCGATGGGACTTCCTATTTTCTTCAGTGATGGAGAAGTATCCGCTGGGAAAAG TATCTCTGAGGAGAATGACCAGTCAATGGATCACCAACCCAGAGTCCCTACTGATGACAAAGT GTACAACACTGTTTCCACTAAGACAGAAATCCAGGAGAAAATGAAATCCTACTTGAGGAATAGGACATATTCTTTATTTGAAGGCATTGAGGATCAAGCTAAAAAAACACCTCTTAACAACATCTACACAGATCTCTACATCACACAAGGTGGAAGTGGAGAGGTTAATTATGAACATGAGGTAAGACAGATTGAGACAGCATGCAGGTTTACAGTACAACACGAGACATCAATCCAACTCAATGACATCTTCAAACCCTTACCTGGACAAGACAAGCCTATCAGAACAGTGCTGACAAGGGGAGTTGCTGGCATTGGAAAAACAGTGTCTGTGCTGAAGTTCATGTTGGACTGGGCTGAAGAAAAAGCAAATCAAGACATCCAGATCATCTTTCCACTTCCTTTTCGGGATCTGAACTTGATGAGAGATAAAAATCTAAGTCTGATAGAACTACTTCATCACTCCTTTATAGAAACAAAAGTATCAGAAATCTCAGAAAACAAAAATATTGTGTTTGTTTTTGATGGTCTGGATGAATGTCGCCTTCCTCTAGACTTCCAGAATAATAAgatctgctgtgatgtcacagagtcAACTTCAGTGGATGTTCTTCTGACAAACCTCATCAAAGGGAATCTGCTTCCCTCTGCTCACATTTGGATAACATCCCGACCTGCAGCAGCCAATCAGATCCCTCCTGAGTGTGTTGACCAGGTGACAGAGGTACGAGGATTCAATGACCCACAGAAGGAGGAGTACTTCAGGAAGAGAATTGGTGAGGAGGACCTGGCCAGCAGAATCATCTCACACATAAAGACATCAAGGAGCCTCCACATCATGTGCCAcattccagtgttctgttggATTTCAGCCACTGTCCTAGAGAGACTATTGGTTGAAGCAGAGAGTCGAGAGATCCCCAAGAATCTAACTCAAATGTACGCTCACCTCATGATCTTCCTGTCAAAACTGAGGACTCAGAAATATCCTGTAGAGCATGCCAACGATTCTCACTGGGATAAAGAGATGATTCACGCACTGGGAAAACTGGCTTTTCAACAGCTAGAAAAAGGCCATCTGATATTCTATGAGGAAGACCTGAGAGAGTGTGGCATTGACATCAAGGATGCGTCTGTGTACTCTGGAGTGTGCACTCAGATCTTCAGAGAAGAGTCTGGCCTTAACCAGATGAAGGTGTACTGCTTTGTACATCTGAGTATCCAGGAGTTTCTGGCTGCACTATATGTGTTCCTCATGTtcactaacaacaacaacaatctgaTGGCTCAAGAGAAATGCCTCCGCAACAAAAACAGTCTATATGAAGATGCAGTGGACAAGGCCTTGCAGTTTGAAAATGGCCATCTGGACCTTTTCCTCCGCTTCCTTCTTGGCCTTTCACTGCAGTCCAATCAGCATCTCCTACAAGGCCTACTGACACCAACAGGAAACAGCTCACAGAACAACAAGGAAACAGTCAAGTACATCAAGGAGAAGATCAGGAAGAACCTCCCCCTGGAGAGGTGCAtcaatctgttccactgtctgAATGAACTGAATGATCATTCTCTAGAGGAGGAAATCCAAAGCTACCTGAGATCAGGAAGTCTCTCAAAATCTAAACTCTCACCTGGACAGTGGTCAGCTCTGGTCTTCATGTTGCTGACCTCCGAGAAGCTGGATGTGTTTGACCTGAAGAAATACATCAGATCAGATGCGGCTCTTCTCAAACTTCTCCCAGTTGTCAGATCCTCTAGAACAGCCCT GCTGAACGAATGTAAACTCACCAAGAAAAGTTTTGAGGCACTGGCTTCTGTTCTCAAATCAAACTCATGCTGTCTGAGAGTGCTGGATATGAGTGGTAATAAACTCCAGGATTCaggagtgaagctgctctctgctggactggaggATCCACACTGTAAACTGGAGACATTGAA GTTGAATGATTGCAACCTAACTGACAAATCCTGTGAGGTGCTGGCTTTAACTCTCAGCTCAAACACCTCAAGTTTGAGAGAGCTTGACCTGGGAGGAAATGAACTCCAGGATTCAGGAGTGACATTCATCTGTGCTGGACTTGAGAATCCTCAATGTAAATTGGAGACACTGAG GCTGTCAGGCTGCAGCATCACAGAGGAAGGCTGTACTTCTCTGGCttcagctctgaggtcaaacGCCTCCCACCTGAAGGAGCTGGACCTGAGTGGAAATACTCCAGGAGCCTCTGGAGTAAAGCTGCTCTCTTCTGTACAAGAGGATCCCCTCTATACACTGAAGACACTGCG GTTAAATGATTGA
- the LOC124020634 gene encoding NLR family CARD domain-containing protein 3-like isoform X1: protein MTENCEKQQWKLHEEEIWKMKSVFGIQRSAHPDQRSAIGSPEERHISSVQGVKMSLSGEKESFDEEATASRMSPSGSEGEMSLKRSFPTEQDTDRELKRIKTDRPVSPAPSGVSMKSDQSMGLPILFRKAELSTEQRIKTDRPVSPAPSCVSMKSDLSMGLPIFFSDGEVSAGKSSISEENDQSMDHQPRVPTDDKVYNTVSTKTEIQEKMKSYLRNRTYSLFEGIEDQAKKTPLNNIYTDLYITQGGSGEVNYEHEVRQIETACRFTVQHETSIQLNDIFKPLPGQDKPIRTVLTRGVAGIGKTVSVLKFMLDWAEEKANQDIQIIFPLPFRDLNLMRDKNLSLIELLHHSFIETKVSEISENKNIVFVFDGLDECRLPLDFQNNKICCDVTESTSVDVLLTNLIKGNLLPSAHIWITSRPAAANQIPPECVDQVTEVRGFNDPQKEEYFRKRIGEEDLASRIISHIKTSRSLHIMCHIPVFCWISATVLERLLVEAESREIPKNLTQMYAHLMIFLSKLRTQKYPVEHANDSHWDKEMIHALGKLAFQQLEKGHLIFYEEDLRECGIDIKDASVYSGVCTQIFREESGLNQMKVYCFVHLSIQEFLAALYVFLMFTNNNNNLMAQEKCLRNKNSLYEDAVDKALQFENGHLDLFLRFLLGLSLQSNQHLLQGLLTPTGNSSQNNKETVKYIKEKIRKNLPLERCINLFHCLNELNDHSLEEEIQSYLRSGSLSKSKLSPGQWSALVFMLLTSEKLDVFDLKKYIRSDAALLKLLPVVRSSRTALLNECKLTKKSFEALASVLKSNSCCLRVLDMSGNKLQDSGVKLLSAGLEDPHCKLETLKLNDCNLTDKSCEVLALTLSSNTSSLRELDLGGNELQDSGVTFICAGLENPQCKLETLRLSGCSITEEGCTSLASALRSNASHLKELDLSGNTPGASGVKLLSSVQEDPLYTLKTLRLND, encoded by the exons TCCAGTGTACAAGGGGtcaaaatgagtctctctggggagaaagaaTCGTTTGACGAGGAAGCCACTGCTTCTAGAATGAGTCCCTCCGGGAGTGAGGGAGAAATGTCCCTTAAAAGGAGTTTTCCTACAGAACAGGACACTGACAGGGAACTTAAGAG GAtcaagacagacagaccagtctcGCCTGCACCTAGTGGTGTCTCCATGAAGAGTGACCAGTCAATGGGACTTCCTATTCTCTTTAGGAAAGCAGAACTTTCCACTGAGCAAAG GAtcaagacagacagaccagtctcACCTGCACCAAGCTGTGTCTCCATGAAGAGTGACCTGTCGATGGGACTTCCTATTTTCTTCAGTGATGGAGAAGTATCCGCTGGGAAAAG CAGTATCTCTGAGGAGAATGACCAGTCAATGGATCACCAACCCAGAGTCCCTACTGATGACAAAGT GTACAACACTGTTTCCACTAAGACAGAAATCCAGGAGAAAATGAAATCCTACTTGAGGAATAGGACATATTCTTTATTTGAAGGCATTGAGGATCAAGCTAAAAAAACACCTCTTAACAACATCTACACAGATCTCTACATCACACAAGGTGGAAGTGGAGAGGTTAATTATGAACATGAGGTAAGACAGATTGAGACAGCATGCAGGTTTACAGTACAACACGAGACATCAATCCAACTCAATGACATCTTCAAACCCTTACCTGGACAAGACAAGCCTATCAGAACAGTGCTGACAAGGGGAGTTGCTGGCATTGGAAAAACAGTGTCTGTGCTGAAGTTCATGTTGGACTGGGCTGAAGAAAAAGCAAATCAAGACATCCAGATCATCTTTCCACTTCCTTTTCGGGATCTGAACTTGATGAGAGATAAAAATCTAAGTCTGATAGAACTACTTCATCACTCCTTTATAGAAACAAAAGTATCAGAAATCTCAGAAAACAAAAATATTGTGTTTGTTTTTGATGGTCTGGATGAATGTCGCCTTCCTCTAGACTTCCAGAATAATAAgatctgctgtgatgtcacagagtcAACTTCAGTGGATGTTCTTCTGACAAACCTCATCAAAGGGAATCTGCTTCCCTCTGCTCACATTTGGATAACATCCCGACCTGCAGCAGCCAATCAGATCCCTCCTGAGTGTGTTGACCAGGTGACAGAGGTACGAGGATTCAATGACCCACAGAAGGAGGAGTACTTCAGGAAGAGAATTGGTGAGGAGGACCTGGCCAGCAGAATCATCTCACACATAAAGACATCAAGGAGCCTCCACATCATGTGCCAcattccagtgttctgttggATTTCAGCCACTGTCCTAGAGAGACTATTGGTTGAAGCAGAGAGTCGAGAGATCCCCAAGAATCTAACTCAAATGTACGCTCACCTCATGATCTTCCTGTCAAAACTGAGGACTCAGAAATATCCTGTAGAGCATGCCAACGATTCTCACTGGGATAAAGAGATGATTCACGCACTGGGAAAACTGGCTTTTCAACAGCTAGAAAAAGGCCATCTGATATTCTATGAGGAAGACCTGAGAGAGTGTGGCATTGACATCAAGGATGCGTCTGTGTACTCTGGAGTGTGCACTCAGATCTTCAGAGAAGAGTCTGGCCTTAACCAGATGAAGGTGTACTGCTTTGTACATCTGAGTATCCAGGAGTTTCTGGCTGCACTATATGTGTTCCTCATGTtcactaacaacaacaacaatctgaTGGCTCAAGAGAAATGCCTCCGCAACAAAAACAGTCTATATGAAGATGCAGTGGACAAGGCCTTGCAGTTTGAAAATGGCCATCTGGACCTTTTCCTCCGCTTCCTTCTTGGCCTTTCACTGCAGTCCAATCAGCATCTCCTACAAGGCCTACTGACACCAACAGGAAACAGCTCACAGAACAACAAGGAAACAGTCAAGTACATCAAGGAGAAGATCAGGAAGAACCTCCCCCTGGAGAGGTGCAtcaatctgttccactgtctgAATGAACTGAATGATCATTCTCTAGAGGAGGAAATCCAAAGCTACCTGAGATCAGGAAGTCTCTCAAAATCTAAACTCTCACCTGGACAGTGGTCAGCTCTGGTCTTCATGTTGCTGACCTCCGAGAAGCTGGATGTGTTTGACCTGAAGAAATACATCAGATCAGATGCGGCTCTTCTCAAACTTCTCCCAGTTGTCAGATCCTCTAGAACAGCCCT GCTGAACGAATGTAAACTCACCAAGAAAAGTTTTGAGGCACTGGCTTCTGTTCTCAAATCAAACTCATGCTGTCTGAGAGTGCTGGATATGAGTGGTAATAAACTCCAGGATTCaggagtgaagctgctctctgctggactggaggATCCACACTGTAAACTGGAGACATTGAA GTTGAATGATTGCAACCTAACTGACAAATCCTGTGAGGTGCTGGCTTTAACTCTCAGCTCAAACACCTCAAGTTTGAGAGAGCTTGACCTGGGAGGAAATGAACTCCAGGATTCAGGAGTGACATTCATCTGTGCTGGACTTGAGAATCCTCAATGTAAATTGGAGACACTGAG GCTGTCAGGCTGCAGCATCACAGAGGAAGGCTGTACTTCTCTGGCttcagctctgaggtcaaacGCCTCCCACCTGAAGGAGCTGGACCTGAGTGGAAATACTCCAGGAGCCTCTGGAGTAAAGCTGCTCTCTTCTGTACAAGAGGATCCCCTCTATACACTGAAGACACTGCG GTTAAATGATTGA
- the LOC124020634 gene encoding NLR family CARD domain-containing protein 3-like isoform X3: MTENCEKQQWKLHEEEIWKMKSVFGIQSVQGVKMSLSGEKESFDEEATASRMSPSGSEGEMSLKRSFPTEQDTDRELKRIKTDRPVSPAPSGVSMKSDQSMGLPILFRKAELSTEQRIKTDRPVSPAPSCVSMKSDLSMGLPIFFSDGEVSAGKSSISEENDQSMDHQPRVPTDDKVYNTVSTKTEIQEKMKSYLRNRTYSLFEGIEDQAKKTPLNNIYTDLYITQGGSGEVNYEHEVRQIETACRFTVQHETSIQLNDIFKPLPGQDKPIRTVLTRGVAGIGKTVSVLKFMLDWAEEKANQDIQIIFPLPFRDLNLMRDKNLSLIELLHHSFIETKVSEISENKNIVFVFDGLDECRLPLDFQNNKICCDVTESTSVDVLLTNLIKGNLLPSAHIWITSRPAAANQIPPECVDQVTEVRGFNDPQKEEYFRKRIGEEDLASRIISHIKTSRSLHIMCHIPVFCWISATVLERLLVEAESREIPKNLTQMYAHLMIFLSKLRTQKYPVEHANDSHWDKEMIHALGKLAFQQLEKGHLIFYEEDLRECGIDIKDASVYSGVCTQIFREESGLNQMKVYCFVHLSIQEFLAALYVFLMFTNNNNNLMAQEKCLRNKNSLYEDAVDKALQFENGHLDLFLRFLLGLSLQSNQHLLQGLLTPTGNSSQNNKETVKYIKEKIRKNLPLERCINLFHCLNELNDHSLEEEIQSYLRSGSLSKSKLSPGQWSALVFMLLTSEKLDVFDLKKYIRSDAALLKLLPVVRSSRTALLNECKLTKKSFEALASVLKSNSCCLRVLDMSGNKLQDSGVKLLSAGLEDPHCKLETLKLNDCNLTDKSCEVLALTLSSNTSSLRELDLGGNELQDSGVTFICAGLENPQCKLETLRLSGCSITEEGCTSLASALRSNASHLKELDLSGNTPGASGVKLLSSVQEDPLYTLKTLRLND, encoded by the exons TGTACAAGGGGtcaaaatgagtctctctggggagaaagaaTCGTTTGACGAGGAAGCCACTGCTTCTAGAATGAGTCCCTCCGGGAGTGAGGGAGAAATGTCCCTTAAAAGGAGTTTTCCTACAGAACAGGACACTGACAGGGAACTTAAGAG GAtcaagacagacagaccagtctcGCCTGCACCTAGTGGTGTCTCCATGAAGAGTGACCAGTCAATGGGACTTCCTATTCTCTTTAGGAAAGCAGAACTTTCCACTGAGCAAAG GAtcaagacagacagaccagtctcACCTGCACCAAGCTGTGTCTCCATGAAGAGTGACCTGTCGATGGGACTTCCTATTTTCTTCAGTGATGGAGAAGTATCCGCTGGGAAAAG CAGTATCTCTGAGGAGAATGACCAGTCAATGGATCACCAACCCAGAGTCCCTACTGATGACAAAGT GTACAACACTGTTTCCACTAAGACAGAAATCCAGGAGAAAATGAAATCCTACTTGAGGAATAGGACATATTCTTTATTTGAAGGCATTGAGGATCAAGCTAAAAAAACACCTCTTAACAACATCTACACAGATCTCTACATCACACAAGGTGGAAGTGGAGAGGTTAATTATGAACATGAGGTAAGACAGATTGAGACAGCATGCAGGTTTACAGTACAACACGAGACATCAATCCAACTCAATGACATCTTCAAACCCTTACCTGGACAAGACAAGCCTATCAGAACAGTGCTGACAAGGGGAGTTGCTGGCATTGGAAAAACAGTGTCTGTGCTGAAGTTCATGTTGGACTGGGCTGAAGAAAAAGCAAATCAAGACATCCAGATCATCTTTCCACTTCCTTTTCGGGATCTGAACTTGATGAGAGATAAAAATCTAAGTCTGATAGAACTACTTCATCACTCCTTTATAGAAACAAAAGTATCAGAAATCTCAGAAAACAAAAATATTGTGTTTGTTTTTGATGGTCTGGATGAATGTCGCCTTCCTCTAGACTTCCAGAATAATAAgatctgctgtgatgtcacagagtcAACTTCAGTGGATGTTCTTCTGACAAACCTCATCAAAGGGAATCTGCTTCCCTCTGCTCACATTTGGATAACATCCCGACCTGCAGCAGCCAATCAGATCCCTCCTGAGTGTGTTGACCAGGTGACAGAGGTACGAGGATTCAATGACCCACAGAAGGAGGAGTACTTCAGGAAGAGAATTGGTGAGGAGGACCTGGCCAGCAGAATCATCTCACACATAAAGACATCAAGGAGCCTCCACATCATGTGCCAcattccagtgttctgttggATTTCAGCCACTGTCCTAGAGAGACTATTGGTTGAAGCAGAGAGTCGAGAGATCCCCAAGAATCTAACTCAAATGTACGCTCACCTCATGATCTTCCTGTCAAAACTGAGGACTCAGAAATATCCTGTAGAGCATGCCAACGATTCTCACTGGGATAAAGAGATGATTCACGCACTGGGAAAACTGGCTTTTCAACAGCTAGAAAAAGGCCATCTGATATTCTATGAGGAAGACCTGAGAGAGTGTGGCATTGACATCAAGGATGCGTCTGTGTACTCTGGAGTGTGCACTCAGATCTTCAGAGAAGAGTCTGGCCTTAACCAGATGAAGGTGTACTGCTTTGTACATCTGAGTATCCAGGAGTTTCTGGCTGCACTATATGTGTTCCTCATGTtcactaacaacaacaacaatctgaTGGCTCAAGAGAAATGCCTCCGCAACAAAAACAGTCTATATGAAGATGCAGTGGACAAGGCCTTGCAGTTTGAAAATGGCCATCTGGACCTTTTCCTCCGCTTCCTTCTTGGCCTTTCACTGCAGTCCAATCAGCATCTCCTACAAGGCCTACTGACACCAACAGGAAACAGCTCACAGAACAACAAGGAAACAGTCAAGTACATCAAGGAGAAGATCAGGAAGAACCTCCCCCTGGAGAGGTGCAtcaatctgttccactgtctgAATGAACTGAATGATCATTCTCTAGAGGAGGAAATCCAAAGCTACCTGAGATCAGGAAGTCTCTCAAAATCTAAACTCTCACCTGGACAGTGGTCAGCTCTGGTCTTCATGTTGCTGACCTCCGAGAAGCTGGATGTGTTTGACCTGAAGAAATACATCAGATCAGATGCGGCTCTTCTCAAACTTCTCCCAGTTGTCAGATCCTCTAGAACAGCCCT GCTGAACGAATGTAAACTCACCAAGAAAAGTTTTGAGGCACTGGCTTCTGTTCTCAAATCAAACTCATGCTGTCTGAGAGTGCTGGATATGAGTGGTAATAAACTCCAGGATTCaggagtgaagctgctctctgctggactggaggATCCACACTGTAAACTGGAGACATTGAA GTTGAATGATTGCAACCTAACTGACAAATCCTGTGAGGTGCTGGCTTTAACTCTCAGCTCAAACACCTCAAGTTTGAGAGAGCTTGACCTGGGAGGAAATGAACTCCAGGATTCAGGAGTGACATTCATCTGTGCTGGACTTGAGAATCCTCAATGTAAATTGGAGACACTGAG GCTGTCAGGCTGCAGCATCACAGAGGAAGGCTGTACTTCTCTGGCttcagctctgaggtcaaacGCCTCCCACCTGAAGGAGCTGGACCTGAGTGGAAATACTCCAGGAGCCTCTGGAGTAAAGCTGCTCTCTTCTGTACAAGAGGATCCCCTCTATACACTGAAGACACTGCG GTTAAATGATTGA